The region ATACACTCATCATAACTAAATCTAGCTTAAATACTTGACTTCCATATACAATCAAATATCCAATACCAGCTTGAGATACTATAAACTCACCTACTATAACACCAACCCAAGAAAGACCTACATTAATCTTTAAGGCATTAATGATAGCAGGCACACTAGATGGAATAACTACCTTTTGTAATACTTGAAGCTTATTAGCACCAAAGGTTTGAAGCATCCTTATCTTATCATTAGATACTTCTTTAAATCCTCCGTATACTCCTAATATGGTAACGATGATAGAAACTATCATTGCTGTGACTATAATACCAGATATACCAGCACCAGCCCATATGATAATAATAGGAGCAAGGGCTGTTTTAGGTAGAGCATTTAGTACTACTAAATAGGGATCTAATACCTTAGATAAAAAGTCAGACCACCAAAGAACTATGGCTACTAGGGTTCCAAGTAAAGTACCAAGAGTAAACCCAACCACCACTTCTGTAGTACTTACTACTACATGTTTAAATAAGGCTCCAGACTTAAACATTTTAATAAATAATGTATATATTTGAGATGGATAGCTAGTTAAGAACGTATCTATTAAATTAAACTTAGCGGCCAACTCCCATAGGGCAAGCATACATATTAGTATTAAAACTTGAGTAATCCTAATGAGTTTTTTTCTCTTGTTAACCTTTTTTAGAAATTCCATATGTTCTTTACTATACATGTATATCCAGCTCCTTCCATATGGTTTGGAAGTAATCTTTAAATTCTGGAGCTTCCCTAGAACTTAGAGGTGTACGTTCAGAGTCTAGGGTGAATTTTATCTCATGTATACTTTTTACGCGGGCAGGTCTATTACTTAGAACTATTACTCTATCTGCCATGGATATAGCTTCTGATATGTCGTGTGTAATCATTAGGGCTGTCTTTTTCTCCTTTTTTAGTATGTTATAAATATCATCAGCAACTATCAATCTAGTCTGATAATCAAGGGCAGAGAATGGCTCATCAAGTAGAAGTAATTTAGGTTCTATGGCCAATGTTCTAATTAAGGCAACTCTCTGTCTCATACCACCAGATAATTGATTTGGATAGTGATTTTTAAAATCCTTTAATCCATAAGTATTTAAAAGCTTTTCTACCATTTTCTTTGAATGTGAAGTCAATTTCTTTTGTACTTCAAGTCCAATAAGCACATTATCTAATATATTCCTCCACTCAAAGAGAAGATCATTTTGAAACATATAACCTACATCTTTACGAGTATCTGTCACTTCCATACCTTCTATGGTAACTTTACCAGAAGAAGGTTTAAGTAAACCAGATATGATAGACAACAAGGTGGACTTTCCGCAGCCACTAGGCCCTACTATGGTTATGATCTCTCCTTCAGATACATGAAAGGATAGATCTGATAAGGCCTTAGTCTCGCCACCTAATGTATGATAGCTCAGGTGCAAGTTATTCACTTGTACTATTCTTTTTTGAGGCACGATCAACCCTCCTTAAATAACTATAATTTATATTATTCAAAGAAGGGAGTTTTGCTACTGATGAAGTTAATAGTTTACTAGGGAAGAAGGTGTATTCATGGAATTTTGTTAAGTGAGAATATATAGGAGGTACACTTCAT is a window of Anaeromicrobium sediminis DNA encoding:
- a CDS encoding ABC transporter permease, which translates into the protein MYSKEHMEFLKKVNKRKKLIRITQVLILICMLALWELAAKFNLIDTFLTSYPSQIYTLFIKMFKSGALFKHVVVSTTEVVVGFTLGTLLGTLVAIVLWWSDFLSKVLDPYLVVLNALPKTALAPIIIIWAGAGISGIIVTAMIVSIIVTILGVYGGFKEVSNDKIRMLQTFGANKLQVLQKVVIPSSVPAIINALKINVGLSWVGVIVGEFIVSQAGIGYLIVYGSQVFKLDLVMMSV
- a CDS encoding ABC transporter ATP-binding protein; protein product: MPQKRIVQVNNLHLSYHTLGGETKALSDLSFHVSEGEIITIVGPSGCGKSTLLSIISGLLKPSSGKVTIEGMEVTDTRKDVGYMFQNDLLFEWRNILDNVLIGLEVQKKLTSHSKKMVEKLLNTYGLKDFKNHYPNQLSGGMRQRVALIRTLAIEPKLLLLDEPFSALDYQTRLIVADDIYNILKKEKKTALMITHDISEAISMADRVIVLSNRPARVKSIHEIKFTLDSERTPLSSREAPEFKDYFQTIWKELDIHV